The Eurosta solidaginis isolate ZX-2024a chromosome 4, ASM4086904v1, whole genome shotgun sequence genome includes a window with the following:
- the LOC137249568 gene encoding endoplasmic reticulum membrane-associated RNA degradation protein-like isoform X2 translates to MYLSCFRKLLPIFDGIHLYYCNTFCDLNDLELEWLGMNCKYLLLLLDAEDSNSMESCLLMTSLLDNALANVYFTVSNKRTPPHLLRDLLRTEEICSVFGTETISILKIIVGTPDSINLRNIVWHGFPKPQEIPDYYISILLLLMHTLGTDLKKKKMTPLIERPKIKDFSPLCEKVYNQLKIPSNWFDEYKYGVKIKRHSWLINDFKIYWYQIFLHYKTLQYWKVVLLIIPQIELLLRLIYARVNKFDVTAKLNEYYITMDSLFEYDVPNVARKCRNNLLDIRIVNGELQKCVYDLFIAPNGPRLRDKVSHGEAELEAIDNILLCDILMFLSMGLLDYESPFYNYESVFHLNCLTKDALLIGKKQLQKLMEMHVVETPGDSLKLLSDLKSLSKIKIFNRHKKDSEFSLLLLKNSNLVYTTCLNYEHSINTRLELLTQRELHSRRRRTLEKMLKSLPLVCTVLCEILFCLWQIFAQLQFDDAIYENETYLTKLLRFLKHTLKLNENFVKYSDINSNEWIKTEQLCRKFKDVKLLYYPL, encoded by the exons ATGTATTTGAGTTGTTTTCGTAAATTATTACCAATATTTGACGGTATTCACCTTTATTATTGTAATACTTTTTGTGATTTGAACGATTTGGAGCTGGAATGGTTGGGAATGAACTGTAAGTATCTACTACTTTTGCTAGATGCGGAGGATTCCAATAGCATGGAAAGTTGCCTTTTAATGACCTCCCTCTTGGATAATGCATTGGCGAATGTTTATTTTACTGTAAGTAACAAACGTACTCCACCGCATTTACTACGCGATTTGCTACGGACTGAAGAGATATGCAGTGTTTTTGGAACTGAAAcc ATCTCGATACTAAAAATTATAGTTGGCACGCCCGACTCAATTAATCTACGAAACATTGTTTGGCATGGCTTTCCAAAGCCACAAGAGATACCAGACTATTACATCAGCATACTACTGCTGCTGATGCATACCTTAGGTACTGAtttgaagaagaaaaaaatgACTCCTTTAATCGAACGCCCAAAAATAAAAGATTTCAGTCCATTATGTGAAAAAGTATATAATCAGTTAAAAATACCCTCCAATTGGTTTGACGAATATAAATACGGTGTAAAAATAAAACGGCATAGCTGGTTAATTAACGACTTCAAAATTTATTGGTATCAAATATTTCTCCACTACAAAACACTACAATATTGGAAAGTAGTGCTACTGATTATACCACAAATTGAATTGCTACTGCGGCTAATATATGCGCGAGTAAATAAATTTGATGTTACTGCCAAATTAAATGAGTACTACATAACAATGGATTCTTTATTTGAATATGATGTACCTAATGTGGCAAGAAAATGTAGAAATAATTTGCTTGATATCAGAATAGTTAATGGGGAGCTGCAGAAATGTGTATATGATTTATTTATAGCGCCAAATGGGCCACGTTTACGTGATAAAGTGAGCCACGGTGAAGCTGAGCTAGAAGCTATAGATAATATTTTATTATGTGATATTTTGATGTTCTTATCAATGGGCTTGTTGGACTATGAATCTCCCTTCTACAATTACGAAAGTGTTTTTCATTTGAACTGTTTAACAAAAGATGCTTTGCTTATTGGAAAAAAACAATTACAAAAGCTGATGGAAATGCATGTGGTAGAAACACCTGGCGACAGTTTAAAATTACTAAGTGATTTAAAGTcattaagtaaaattaaaatatttaatcgACATAAAAAAGATTCCGAGTTtagtttgttgttattaaaaaattCGAATTTAGTTTACACAACTTGCTTGAACTACGAGCATTCTATTAATACCAGACTAGAACTTTTGACACAACGAGAATTGCATTCAAGAAGGCGACGCACCTTGGAGAAAATGCTCAAATCTCTGCCTTTGGTTTGCACTGTTTTATGCGAgattttattttgcctttggcaGATATTTGCCCAATTGCAGTTTGACGATGCGATATATGAAAATGAAACATATCTTACGAAATTGCTGAG aTTTCTTAAGCACACCCTTAAGCTGAATGAGAATTTTGTTAAATATTCAGATATAAATAGCAACGAATGGATAAAAACAGAGCAGCTATGCAGAAAGTTCAAAGACGTAAAACTACTATATTATCcgttataa
- the LOC137249568 gene encoding endoplasmic reticulum membrane-associated RNA degradation protein-like isoform X1 codes for MHNLDEGSLLSKDISKFYHKCDVSTKYKGDIKKYLLADWCLDFKEMYVILQGDLTANEKCHEMYLSCFRKLLPIFDGIHLYYCNTFCDLNDLELEWLGMNCKYLLLLLDAEDSNSMESCLLMTSLLDNALANVYFTVSNKRTPPHLLRDLLRTEEICSVFGTETISILKIIVGTPDSINLRNIVWHGFPKPQEIPDYYISILLLLMHTLGTDLKKKKMTPLIERPKIKDFSPLCEKVYNQLKIPSNWFDEYKYGVKIKRHSWLINDFKIYWYQIFLHYKTLQYWKVVLLIIPQIELLLRLIYARVNKFDVTAKLNEYYITMDSLFEYDVPNVARKCRNNLLDIRIVNGELQKCVYDLFIAPNGPRLRDKVSHGEAELEAIDNILLCDILMFLSMGLLDYESPFYNYESVFHLNCLTKDALLIGKKQLQKLMEMHVVETPGDSLKLLSDLKSLSKIKIFNRHKKDSEFSLLLLKNSNLVYTTCLNYEHSINTRLELLTQRELHSRRRRTLEKMLKSLPLVCTVLCEILFCLWQIFAQLQFDDAIYENETYLTKLLRFLKHTLKLNENFVKYSDINSNEWIKTEQLCRKFKDVKLLYYPL; via the exons atgCATAATCTTGACGAAGGCAGTCTGCTGAGCaaggatatttcaaaattttatcataAATGCGATGTTTCAACAAAATATAAAGGAGATATAAAAAAGTATTTACTTGCCGATTGGTGTCTGGATTTCAAAGAAATGTATGTAATATTGCAGGGCGATTTGACAGCAAATGAAAAATGCCATGAAATGTATTTGAGTTGTTTTCGTAAATTATTACCAATATTTGACGGTATTCACCTTTATTATTGTAATACTTTTTGTGATTTGAACGATTTGGAGCTGGAATGGTTGGGAATGAACTGTAAGTATCTACTACTTTTGCTAGATGCGGAGGATTCCAATAGCATGGAAAGTTGCCTTTTAATGACCTCCCTCTTGGATAATGCATTGGCGAATGTTTATTTTACTGTAAGTAACAAACGTACTCCACCGCATTTACTACGCGATTTGCTACGGACTGAAGAGATATGCAGTGTTTTTGGAACTGAAAcc ATCTCGATACTAAAAATTATAGTTGGCACGCCCGACTCAATTAATCTACGAAACATTGTTTGGCATGGCTTTCCAAAGCCACAAGAGATACCAGACTATTACATCAGCATACTACTGCTGCTGATGCATACCTTAGGTACTGAtttgaagaagaaaaaaatgACTCCTTTAATCGAACGCCCAAAAATAAAAGATTTCAGTCCATTATGTGAAAAAGTATATAATCAGTTAAAAATACCCTCCAATTGGTTTGACGAATATAAATACGGTGTAAAAATAAAACGGCATAGCTGGTTAATTAACGACTTCAAAATTTATTGGTATCAAATATTTCTCCACTACAAAACACTACAATATTGGAAAGTAGTGCTACTGATTATACCACAAATTGAATTGCTACTGCGGCTAATATATGCGCGAGTAAATAAATTTGATGTTACTGCCAAATTAAATGAGTACTACATAACAATGGATTCTTTATTTGAATATGATGTACCTAATGTGGCAAGAAAATGTAGAAATAATTTGCTTGATATCAGAATAGTTAATGGGGAGCTGCAGAAATGTGTATATGATTTATTTATAGCGCCAAATGGGCCACGTTTACGTGATAAAGTGAGCCACGGTGAAGCTGAGCTAGAAGCTATAGATAATATTTTATTATGTGATATTTTGATGTTCTTATCAATGGGCTTGTTGGACTATGAATCTCCCTTCTACAATTACGAAAGTGTTTTTCATTTGAACTGTTTAACAAAAGATGCTTTGCTTATTGGAAAAAAACAATTACAAAAGCTGATGGAAATGCATGTGGTAGAAACACCTGGCGACAGTTTAAAATTACTAAGTGATTTAAAGTcattaagtaaaattaaaatatttaatcgACATAAAAAAGATTCCGAGTTtagtttgttgttattaaaaaattCGAATTTAGTTTACACAACTTGCTTGAACTACGAGCATTCTATTAATACCAGACTAGAACTTTTGACACAACGAGAATTGCATTCAAGAAGGCGACGCACCTTGGAGAAAATGCTCAAATCTCTGCCTTTGGTTTGCACTGTTTTATGCGAgattttattttgcctttggcaGATATTTGCCCAATTGCAGTTTGACGATGCGATATATGAAAATGAAACATATCTTACGAAATTGCTGAG aTTTCTTAAGCACACCCTTAAGCTGAATGAGAATTTTGTTAAATATTCAGATATAAATAGCAACGAATGGATAAAAACAGAGCAGCTATGCAGAAAGTTCAAAGACGTAAAACTACTATATTATCcgttataa